From the Rhizomicrobium palustre genome, the window GGAAGTGGCGGTCATAGGGGGTAAGCTTTTCGCTGAGCAGCGTCGCCAACTGGCCTTCATCCGTAATGGCGATGATAGAGGGATCGGCCTTCAAGGCACGCACGGAGTCGGCGATTTTCAGCGCTTTGTCCTTATAGACATAATGGTCCCGGATCAGATCGGCGATGTGATCAAGTTTTGCGTCGCGCTGCTGTGCTGTGAGGGCAAGCGCGGGTGCGATAAGGACCATGACACTGAGCGCAGAGGCGCACAAAAACCGAGTCTTCATGAATTATCCTGCAAATGGTGTTGGATCCGATCGAGCATGGGGCGCTTCAAGAGCGCTGCATCGAGGGCTTCGAGATCTGCCAGAAGGCTGGGCGCGGCCTCTTTCAGAAGTGCGGCGCTCGCCGCCGACACCGCATCCCATAAAGGATCGAGTTTCTCGCATAGCGCGCGGCCCTTGGCGGTCATCTGTAGAACACGGCTGCGCTTATCGTGGCGGGCTGTGACCCGGCGGATGAGGCCACGCTTTTCCAGCGCATTGGCCACCTGCACCACGGCGACATGGCTCTGGCCGAGGACGGCGGCGGCGCTGCCAATATCCAAATCCTCAGCGTGGCGCAGAAGCGTAAAAAGCCCATACCAGCGCGGTTCGAAATCCACGCCCGCCTCGTCGTACATAGCCGACACCCCTGCATTTAGGGTTTCGAACAGGCGCCGGAGCCGCGTTCCCAAGGCGCGGGAACCTTGGCTGATGAGAAGATCGTGATGTGCCGTCATTATATGTAAGTGCTTACATAAAATTCCGCACCTCGCAAGTGACCGTTTCTTTAGGGGAGAGTTCGGGCCGCTTCGCACATCACTCTAACTTGCAAATACTTCCGTATGCGCTTTGTCGTTGCTGCGCAGAGGGGAACGTGACAGCCTTCGCGGCGTGGGTTTTGCGAGAGTTCTCATGCTTCGCAGCGGGCTATCGACGGGCGCGGTGGTGACGCGCTTCTGCGACTTTCTGAAAGCGCGCCAAGACGTGCCGCCGCCGGTGCCGCCGGGCTTTCTGGTGCGCCTGGGAAGTCATGATCCCGATGACAGCATCTTTGTGCCGCCTGAGCCGGAGGACGATCTCAATCTGGAAGCCGAGCTTGGCTTTGCCCAGAACCAGAGCTTCGTCATCGTCTATCAAGCCGCCGATGGGCATGAGAGTGTGCGCCGCATCACGGTGCGCAATCTTTCGCTCAATGCCGAAAATATCCCGATCCTCAATTGCTGGTGCCATGAGCGCCAAGCCTTGCGCGCCTTCCGCATCGATCATGTGCGCGAGGTGGTGACCCAGGATGGCGAGGTGATCGCGCCGCCCGCGCGCTTCTTTGTCGAGACCTTCGGCATGGCGCCCGCGCTGGCCGAATGCAGCTTGCCGAGGCCCGCGAGCCTCACCCGCATCCGCCCGATCTTCACCCATCACATGATGGTGCTGACGCATCTGGGGCGCGCCGATGGCGACTATTGCCTCGATGAGCAAGGCATTGTGCTCGACCATTGCTTGAAGCTGGCGCGCGATGCCGACCGGCGCGCAACCGAAGCCGAAGAGCGCGCGCTCAGGCGCTACCTGAAGACGCTAAAGCCCAAGAAGATGTTCCTGGCGCGCGCCATGCGCGGGCTTGAAAGCGAAACGCCCGATCGGGTGATGGCGCTGCTGGCCGCCGCCGATGAGGTGATCAACGCCGACGGCATGCGCCATCGCGATGAGGAAAGCTTCTTCCACCTGTTGCAGCGCGAACTGACGGGGCTGAATTAGCGCTTCAGTTCGATCACGTCGAAATCGGATTCCTGTACCGGATACGGCAGCTCCAAACGGGCGCGGCCATCGGCGGTGAGCGTTAAAAGCCCGATCTGATCATCGGGGGTTTCATTGGCCCCCGCACTCGCGCCTTTGCCGGAATAGGCGGGCTTTTTCTCGGCCGGACCATAGGCGGTCACATATTGGGCGCCGAGATACACGAAGCCGCCCTGGTCGGGATAGAGCGTGCCCGAGATGCGGGTGGAGCCGCCGAGTTTTTCGAAAGAGAGCGTGCCATCGCCGCGTGGAGCGATGCGGCAACGGAACCAGCCATAAACGATGGAGGGCGTGGCACCGCCGAGCTTCATGGTGCGGCAGTGCCAAGTGCCGACGAGGCGATGAGCATCGGAAGCGACCGCGTTGGCCGAAAGGATCGAGCGAGCGGCGGCGTAGAACCCCGGATTGCCGCGCGCGGCGTCTTCGAGGCCCTGCCCGCGCGCTTGGTTCAAATGAGCGAGCCGGTCAGCATCGCGCGGGGAAGCTTCATCCTGCCAGGAGGCAAGAGCGGGCACAGAGAAGAGAAGCGCAACGGTAATGGCAGCCGCGAGCCCCCTTCGGTTCGCTGCGCTCACCACTTCCCCCGCATAGCGGGGGCAGAAAGCCTGATCAGCCTTCGCCGCTTTCATCGGATTTGCCCTCTTCCTGCCCGCTCCAGCTTTCGAGCACGGAAGCAGGAGGAACGCCCATGACGTTATACCCGGCATCAACATAGTGCACTTCGCCGGTAACCCCTGCAGACAAATCGGAAAGAAGGTAAAGCGCGGCGCCGCCGAGGTGATCGAGCTCGATGGTCTTGCCGAGCGGGGTCAGCCCCTTGATCCAGCGGAACATGGTGCGCCCGCCGCCCACCACTGAGCCCGCGAGGGTGCGGATGGGACCGGCGGAGATCGCGTTAACGCGGATCTGGTCATGGCCGAGATCGGCCGCGAGATAGCGCACGGACGCTTCCAGCGCGGCTTTGGCCACACCCATCACATTGTAGGACGGCATCACCTGACGGGCGCCATGATAGGAGAGCGTCAGCATCGCGCCATTACGGCCCTTCATCAGCGGGATGGCCCGGCGCGCCACCGCGGTGAAGGAGTAGCAAGAGACCGACAGGCTCTTGGCGAAGTTCGCGCGGCTGGTATCGACATACCGCCCCTTCAACTCGTTCTTGTCGGAAAAGGCGATGGCGTGGACCAGGAAATCGAGCTCGCCCCATTCCTTCTTGATCGCGTCAAAGGTGGTGTCGAGCTGGTCATCGTCTTCGACATCGGCGGGCAGAAGGATGGTGGCGCCAATCGAAGCCGCGAGCGGCTTGAGGCGCTTGAGCTGCGCATCACCCTGATAGGTGAAGGCAATCTCGGCGCCATGCGCCGCCAGCGTCTTGGCAATGCCCCAGGCAATGGAATGGTCGTTCGCAACGCCCATGACAAGGCCGCGCTTGCCGGCCATTAGTTTGGTGGTCATCAGTCCCTCAAAAAAGCCAATGCCCGCCCAGACGGGGGGCACTTAGCCTGAACTGCACCGGCCCACAAGGGCAGGCGCTTATCCATGGTAACGATCAAAGACGAGCGTGGCATTGGTGCCGCCAAAGCCGAAGCTGTTGGAGAGCACCCGCTCCAGCTTGGCGTTGTCGATCCTGCTGCGCACAATCGGAACGTCCGCAACCGCCGGGTCCAACTCGTCAATATGCGCGCTTTCGGCGACGAAATTGCCCTGAAGCTGCAGGATCGAATAGATCGCCTCCTGCGCGCCCGCCGCGCCCAAAGAATGGCCGGTGAGCGATTTGGTGGAGTTGATCAGCGGGATCTTGTCGCCAAACACCTCGCGCACCGCCTTGATTTCGGTGACGTCGCCAACCGGCGTGGAGGTGCCATGGGCGTTGATGTAGTCGACCGGGCCCTTCACCGTGGCGAGCGCCTGCTGCATGCAGCGCACCGCGCCCTCGCCCGAGGGGGCGACCATGTCATGGCCATCGGACGTTGCGCCATAGCCGGTGAGTTCGGCATAAATCGTGGCGCCGCGCGCCTTGGCGTGTTCGAGTTCTTCAAGCACCACAACACCGCCGCCGCCCGCGATCACGAAGCCATCGCGATCCTTATCGAAGGCGCGCGAGGCGCGGGACGGGGTGTCGTTATACTTGGACGACATCGCGCCCATGGCATCGAAGAGGGCCGAGAGCGTCCAATCGAGCTCTTCGGCGCCGCCCGCGAACATCACATCCTGCTTGCCCCACTGGATCAGTTCCGCCGCGTTGCCG encodes:
- a CDS encoding MarR family winged helix-turn-helix transcriptional regulator, with the translated sequence MTAHHDLLISQGSRALGTRLRRLFETLNAGVSAMYDEAGVDFEPRWYGLFTLLRHAEDLDIGSAAAVLGQSHVAVVQVANALEKRGLIRRVTARHDKRSRVLQMTAKGRALCEKLDPLWDAVSAASAALLKEAAPSLLADLEALDAALLKRPMLDRIQHHLQDNS
- a CDS encoding enoyl-ACP reductase FabI → MTTKLMAGKRGLVMGVANDHSIAWGIAKTLAAHGAEIAFTYQGDAQLKRLKPLAASIGATILLPADVEDDDQLDTTFDAIKKEWGELDFLVHAIAFSDKNELKGRYVDTSRANFAKSLSVSCYSFTAVARRAIPLMKGRNGAMLTLSYHGARQVMPSYNVMGVAKAALEASVRYLAADLGHDQIRVNAISAGPIRTLAGSVVGGGRTMFRWIKGLTPLGKTIELDHLGGAALYLLSDLSAGVTGEVHYVDAGYNVMGVPPASVLESWSGQEEGKSDESGEG
- the fabB gene encoding beta-ketoacyl-ACP synthase I, with the protein product MRRVVVTGLGIVSSIGNSAEEVTASLREARSGIATAETQKAMGFRSQVEGAVKLDLDALIDRRAKRFMGDTASYAFLAMEQALKSSGLEEKDVINPRTGLIVGSGGPSTKTLFAADKIAEATGPKKIGPFAVPKCMSSTCSAVLSTWFKIKGVNYSISSACSTSAHCIGNAAELIQWGKQDVMFAGGAEELDWTLSALFDAMGAMSSKYNDTPSRASRAFDKDRDGFVIAGGGGVVVLEELEHAKARGATIYAELTGYGATSDGHDMVAPSGEGAVRCMQQALATVKGPVDYINAHGTSTPVGDVTEIKAVREVFGDKIPLINSTKSLTGHSLGAAGAQEAIYSILQLQGNFVAESAHIDELDPAVADVPIVRSRIDNAKLERVLSNSFGFGGTNATLVFDRYHG
- a CDS encoding DUF4893 domain-containing protein, which codes for MKAAKADQAFCPRYAGEVVSAANRRGLAAAITVALLFSVPALASWQDEASPRDADRLAHLNQARGQGLEDAARGNPGFYAAARSILSANAVASDAHRLVGTWHCRTMKLGGATPSIVYGWFRCRIAPRGDGTLSFEKLGGSTRISGTLYPDQGGFVYLGAQYVTAYGPAEKKPAYSGKGASAGANETPDDQIGLLTLTADGRARLELPYPVQESDFDVIELKR